The following DNA comes from Candidatus Izemoplasmatales bacterium.
TTTTTGATATGTCTTGTTCGGATCATCAATGATTGAATAGAAAGAACCTAAGACAAATTATATATAATGAACATTCATAACTCAAGGCGGAATGTTCATTTTCAAATAATAATGCAAAATGACGCCCCACCACTGGGACGTCATGTCATCGATCATTTGCCTTTTCCGAAGGCGTTCTTGAACTTGTCCCAGGTCGAGGACTGGGCGCTTCCGGCGCCTTCGAGTCGGCGGAGCTCCTCGAACGCCTTCCGTTGCTCGGGGGTGAGTTTGGTCGGCGTGACGACGGTCACGATCACGTGCTCGTCGCCCTTGTACTTCGTGCGGACGTTGGGCGCGCCCTTCTCGCGGATGCGGAACTTGGCGTCGGACTGCGTTCCCGGCGGAATCGTGAGGAGGACCTTCCCGTAGACGGTCGGGACCTCGATCTCGGCGCCGAGCGCCGCCTGCGCGAAGCTGATGGGGATATTCACGACGATGTCGTCGCCCTCGCGGTTGAAGATGTCCGAGGGCTTGACCTCGAAGACGATGTAGAGGTCGCCGTTCGGTCCGCCATAGGCGCCCTTGTTGCCGTAGCCCTCGAGCCGGATCTGCTGCCCGGTCTCGATCCCTTCGGGGACCTTGACCTCGATGTCCTTCATGGTCTTGACGGAGCCTTCGCCGCCGCAGGTCGGACACTTCGCGGTGATTTCCTTGCCGGTGCCGTTGCAGTTCGGACAGACCGCACGGGTCTGGGTGCGGCCGAAGAGGGACTGCTGCTCGACGATGATCGAGCCGGAGCCCTTGCACCGCGAACAGGTGTGGATGTCGCTTGCGGAGCGGGCGCCGGTGCCGTGGCACTGGCGGCACTCCTCGAAGACGGGAACCTTGATCGTCTCCTTCTTGCCGAAGATCGATTCCTCGAAGGAGACGTTCATCCGGCGCTGCACGTCGGCGCCCTTGCGGGGGCGTGCGCCGCCCTGTTGGGGGCGCTGGCCGCCGCCGAAAAAGGCCGAGAAGATGTCGCCGAAGTCGAAGCCCTCGAAGCCGCCGA
Coding sequences within:
- the dnaJ gene encoding molecular chaperone DnaJ is translated as AKKYHPDVSTEKDAEAKFKEVQEAYEVLSDGEKRQNYDRFGHQSQNPNFGQGPGGFGGFEGFDFGDIFSAFFGGGQRPQQGGARPRKGADVQRRMNVSFEESIFGKKETIKVPVFEECRQCHGTGARSASDIHTCSRCKGSGSIIVEQQSLFGRTQTRAVCPNCNGTGKEITAKCPTCGGEGSVKTMKDIEVKVPEGIETGQQIRLEGYGNKGAYGGPNGDLYIVFEVKPSDIFNREGDDIVVNIPISFAQAALGAEIEVPTVYGKVLLTIPPGTQSDAKFRIREKGAPNVRTKYKGDEHVIVTVVTPTKLTPEQRKAFEELRRLEGAGSAQSSTWDKFKNAFGKGK